TGTCCCGAACGCGGCGCAGCCGCTCTTACAACCTACAATATTCCCATGCGGAGATCTTAACTGCAGACCAGGAGGACAGGTCGCGAGTAAATCAGACCGACATCCCACCACGGGGCATTGGCCCTTGCCTTCGTGCGGAGTCACGGTCATGGGTACGTTGAAGCCATCCACGAGGCTGACACCGTAGGAGGAGAGGTCAGTGAGGCCGTGGTGGAGGGAGAATTGAGCCAGGGTCGCTGGGGCGGCGCCGCCGGATCCTTGACATTCCAAGCAGCCGCCGCAGTCACCTGTATCGCATGTGAAGTGTCCGTTCGCCTGGGTGCACTGGGTTCGGGCCCATATACGGCCGGACCAGTGAGTGGTGGGGGCGGGGAAAGAGCGGTGGGTCAGTGTGTTGAGGGCGAAGCCTCCGCGCTCAAGAACGGGGTGGCCGGCGTTCGGTTGGATGGCGGGCCAAACAGTGAAGGGACAGTTGTTGACGACTGTTAAAATGAGGTCCGGCGTAGCATTGACGAAGGTAAAGAATATGAACAGGAAAACGATGGAAGAGAGAGCCATTGAGATTAATGCGATATATGCCCATAActgaagtatatatatatagctcgagtatttttattttaaaatgactttctcgagtatttttaaaatatatacataaaattattttttaaaaacaataatttaataaaattagataACAAATATTGCTTGGAAATCTAAATTTAttgtcttttaaaaaataatataaaaataaagtaaCTTTTTGTATCTCCATTATTAAAAGCAACTTAAATTTATTCCCTAtaatatacattttctttttttaaaattgatgtaGTACTTTCACGTGTCACATTTAGCCAAAGGAGAATGGAGCAgtggattcttttttttttattttttttttctttgtcaaaatttgattttatttcatccATCATTATTATACTTTGCACAAGTGGAACGTAAAACTCTAAAACATACTTCATTTCTGATTATGTTTTACTTTTGAGATTACAACAGTacttaatattcttaaattttaaaatttcttaaaattttgtggaTACCATTCTTTTAAGTTTGGCGTAACAGGCAACTTTTCTATTATATGTGTTCGTAGATAACAAATGTAATACTTcaatatattaaactaataaaaaatagtttataaactaaaacaaaattaatagaCAAGTTTATTTTAAGATGATATTCTTTTTAAGTTTGTAACTTAACGTTGATGCTCTTGTTGAGAGACATTGTAACGGACGAGACGTCTTAGAAAAAGTTGAGTAAAAGTAGTCTAAAATGAACTGTCGACGACGTAGTTTTCTCAAAAGATCGACAATGTTTCAAATATCTCACATggatatattaaattaataaaaagtgACTTGTAAACTCAAAAAACTTATACTACCCAATAAATAAGTATTTTGAGATGATATTTTTTTGAGTTCATAACTTAACAGTGACATGCGAGGTACaaattcttgttttgttttgttgccTTTGGACCTTTTATTGAAAGTCTATATAGTATGTACACAATGAATAACAATTGCTGCACACTCTGATTAACAGTAAGCATGATTGGACAACCATCGATGAACAACGGTGGCAGCTTGAGAAGATCTTGAATTTTTTGTTCTAACAGTATTCCGATATAGCCCTCTTTAAACTACAGAAAGTTTATACCAGAAACATATGCCTTATAACTCAAAACAACCGTAGATCCCCATAAAAATTTAGCAGTCCAATATAACCTTCAAAGGTAACATAAAACTTCTTTATTAGAAATAGTATCTCATTCATCACATTGAATTACAAATTAAAATGAACTGATGAAATTGAACAAAGTTACTCATAAACTGCAGCACCCAACAAACGCGGTGTGGGGATGGCAATGAGAGGCACCCTCTTTTTTAACACAATTCCGAACTTCTCATTAAGGTCTAGACTATCTCCCTCGGCCAACTTCCAGTTGAAACTATGTACAAGCGACGCCAGCGAGAACGCCACGACTCTCTCAGCCATAGGGATCCCAGCACAAATCCTTCGTCCCGAACCAAACGGTATGTAACTAAAATCATTCCCGCTATAATCTCTTTTACCATTAAGAAACCTCTCGGGTACGAACTCATTTGGCCTTTCCCATATGGAAGCATCCCTTTGTATCGCCCACACGTTCACGAATACACGAGCCCCTTTTGGAACGGTGTAGCCTCCTACAATGCATGGCTTGCTAGGACAATGCGGCACCATGAGAGGAAGAACCGGATGAAGGCGAAGGATCTCTTTCATTACGGCTTGGAGGTAGGGTAATTTGTCGATGTGTGATTCTTCGACCGTGCTGTTTATTCCCACAACTGAATCAAGTTCTTGTTGTGCTTTGATCATGATCAGTGGGTTGTTCATCATTTCGGCTAAGGCAAACTCCACTGTGCTAGAGGTCGTGTCCGTTCCCCCTACCACCATATcctgttaaaaatatttgtccCATTAACATAATTTCCCAGTCATATCTCTTCATAACTTACCCTCAAAAACTATAAAAATCTCAGCACGTGAACATGATATTGGAGATGGAGATTAGGTGAGGGTGTGTGAACTTATCAAATACGTATTCATATGTCAATTGATACATTTAATTTAACTTTGACTTGGCCTCTTCGGAGagtcaaaaataaattttaaaaaaggaaTAAGTGTAATTCTTTTTACAaaagtaaaatgaaaataaacaaTTAACATTCGAGCTAGCGTACGTACCATGAGCAAGGCTTTGACATGAAGCATGGTAAAAGGAGTCTTGCTCGTTTCAGAGTCCTTTCCCTCATCTTTGAGCTGCATCAATACTTGCAAGAAATCCCTTTTCATCTCCCCACCATTAGACCTACTCAGTTTCACCCTCCGTTCGattatttcatcaaataatCTTTCAAGTTTCACTGTTAccttcttcattttcttcttcattccttgaAGATCTAACCACGCAAGACCCGGGAAGAAATCCGACACGTTCGGCTTCCCCAGCAACTCCGTAATCTCTGACACCACTTGCCTGAACTCTGCCCCGATGCTAGCCCTTTCATTACCTTTCACACTACCACCCCACAACATATTTGTCACGACATTGAGCATATTCAAGAACATCTGCTCCCCTACGTTAACAGGAGATCCCGATAAGCTGTAGATGTATTTGATTGTGCTTCGAACTTCATGCCTTCTATAAGAATAGAATGCATCAAGGGTTGCATTGCCAAGCATGTCCCTAACGCAGACCTTCCTCAGCATCCTCCACTCCGGCCCGTAGGGGGTGAAAACTATGTCATGTCCGCTGTATTCCATTGCTGTGTTCACGGATGGGTTGTCCCGATTGGCAAATGTAACATCGTGTTCCTTCAGTACTTCTCGCGCCATAGCCGGTGAGCTTATCACTATAGCTTTCTTGGTGCCGAGATTCAGGGACAATATTGGACCGTAGATTCGAGCAAGGCGCATAAAATATGAGTGGAGTTCGGGGTCAAGATACGGGAGGTTGCCTACAATAGGCAAGCCTCTAGGGCCTGGAGGCATCGGATATTGAGATCTTGTGAAATATTTGAATAGAAACCACGAATACCATATTAGCGTAAGGATTATGATAACATACATGATAGCCATGTGTGCGTCTCGAGAATATTGGTTGAGCAGAAGTGTTGGATTCATGGGATCGATTGAGTGGGAGAAGTGAAACGAAATTTAGATTTGTGCTTGTACTAAAATATATGCTACATATtagaaaaaatcaatatttttagaTGTAAACCGTAACTATGGATATAAACTGACAAATTGTATACACGGCCGGCCGAATGATGTGGTTTGAAAGTATCTTCTACGTTGAGATGCCACGGACTTCTATTATTGTCAATTTGTCATGTGTTGTACCCAaaagttttgataaaataaacattttaattttaacagctaattatataaaataacactTGACGCATCGGACATAGACATATAAGTATATATAAAAGATTGTTATTATACTGTTTTTTAATATCCGATGCAACTACATCTATTCTGGGTAGTAGTTTGAGAAGGATCGATATGGCCACCATCGTCCAAATCTAATTCCATTCTCATTTCTTTCCATAGTATCTACATGTAAAGACATGCAAGTGATGCAACACTATGATTTACCAAAGCTTGTAAAAAATTCTGATATTTACCACTAAACCCAGATAGGAATCCCATATAAATATTGTATGTTGGTTCTTCTATCTGGTAACAAAGAAAAAGTTTAAACAAATGTAGATATTAAAGCTGAAGTTTCAATGATTTCCAATTAGTTAAGGctggaaaaagaaagaaaaggcgCAACTTGTCATCCAAACATTAATTCATAgggaaaaaatttgaaaaccatttttttttctcGTCTATCCGAACACAGTAACATATATTTTCCATTTAATCTTCATCTTTCCCCTCAACATATTCCATTatatttggtattttgttcAACAGGACACCATATAGGCAAAATAAAGCtattaacaataataacaaaaacaatATCGCAGTCCCTTTTTTTGGGGTGGATGCGTGGTGGTGACATAATAGATGAAAACCGGATAGAAACTCTTTTAAATGGTTATGTCAGCTCAAGCTCAATAAAGTTAGAGAGTTCTAACTCCTTGGCTACTGAGTAGAGGTTCAACCATCTTACTTGGAGCGCGGATGATGTAAACACAAGCGAGGATTTGTATGAGcgaagaatttcaaatttaaatattgaaCATTTTACCTTAATACGAAAACCAGGAATGACAAATACATAAGAGGGAGCGATCATGGTCAGACTCTCAAAGCACAGGGCATGTTTCCTCGACacaaggaaaaaaagaaaaaagaaaaaagaaaaaagagaaaggGGAAAGATATGAGCTGCAAGCGATAATTTCAATTAGGTCCAGCAAATTTACTcatcatttttgtgataatTGGAGAGACCTTCGGGTTAGCTTGATGTTTAGCCAAGTTAGCAGGGTTTTTCATCACTGCAAAACAACCAGATGGATAACAAATTAGCAAATATGTGAAACGAATAATGTCACTAATTCTGAACATTATACACCATATCGGGGGCAAACATCTATATTTGAGTACTCTATTTGCAAGTGTTAACAAAACAACACAGCCCGTATGATGGCAGGAGGCAAACGTGATTTTGGAATTTCTTTTCGGCAAACAGTGTTAGTTTGGAAAAAATGAccttactcttttttttttcttagaaaatattaaacaaaactACCTTGCAACATGCACGAAAAACGGTAACCAAATAACAATGTCGTATTCAAAATCTTGATCAAACAAagctcattttttaaaaatttcttatttgaaAGGTAATAATCCACAGACCACATTGCCATTAAGAGCGGCATGCATTCAACAAAGGCATAAAAACGTACCATCTTGGAGTGCCGCCATGACTTCAGGATCTTTGAATGCTGCCATCATTTCAGGATCCTGTAATAAgcaaatcaaatcaaaaaatgaaaaataaactaCAGCAACCTCCCACACACAAGAACAAAAGTTGAGGTAGCTTGAGCCTCTGTGATCATTCCTCGACAAGGCAAATGAGgttataaacaaaaataatatgagTTTCTCAAGTCTGAACAATATACATGAGCGAAGAGTTATCACTTACATTCAATATTTTGCTGAAGTCAAAATTCCCAGGCATACCACCAGGTGCGCTCCCAGGAAAGCCACCGGGCATGCCGCCAGGGAAGCCACCGGGCATGCCCCCAGGGAACCCACCGGGCATGCCGCCAGGGAACCCACCGGGCATGCCGCCAGGTCTTCTACTTGATGATTGCTCTTGATTCTTAACCTTTTCATATGCAGCCTAAACAAACGCGAAGCTGAAAATTAGTTATATAGATAAAAGAAATGACATGCAATAGATGGTTCACCTGAGCTTCAGCACGGCGGCGTTGTCGCTCACGGTCAGCCTTCCTGTCTTCTCGTTCTTTGTGCAGCCTGTCGTATTTCCTCCGATGATCCTCGATCTTATGTGCATTGGGCTCAACCTAGTGCCCAAAAAAACATATTCATCACAGATGAGAGTATTCACATTGTTATTGTTTGccaatgcttttttttttctaacacGAATGTTTGGTCATGATTTTGCCTGTCTAATTTGTTTTCAAGCAGATTTGACTGAAAATGGGGATTAAACATGCAATGAGCATTCATCTCTCTCTCTTGCACACAAAACACGCGCACACAAATTTGCAGATACAAACCTTCTTAAGTACAGCACTGATTTCCTCATCATAGTCTAACTTTGATGCCAAGTGCAGATCCTTAGCAGCCTCTTGCCATTTCCCAAGCATTGCTAGGGCTATGCCACGTGATTTGTATCCTTTAGCAGAATCAGGATTGATCTGTCATAGACATGAAGGCTTCTGTTAATTCCTTCGTCCTCGTATATAAATCAGTACAGCAGCAGTAGAATATTCAACAGAATGACAGATCAATAAAAAATGTATCgcacaacaataacaacataaaGCAAAGAGAAGAACCAAAAGTTCAAGAGATTCAAGGAGCGCAAACACCCCCTCGAGATTTCCGTGCAGGAGAAAAAAAACAGTCCAACTAAATTACATGCCAGCATGTTATCAAAGAGCCAATAAGAATCACTGGTGCCACCAaaagagtttaaaaaaaaaggacaaCCTCCAGAGCTGCGGTAGCGTCCCGAATAGCAGCATTTGGTTTCTTCATTTTGATGTATACACTAGCTGAAAGTTGGCCATCAAATTCACACATGTGAGAGTTAAAAAGAGCACAAAAGTGTAGCAAGAAACATTTACGGTATAAGATAATTACATACAAataagagagagagagagagagagagagagagagagagataatATGGGGTTTACCTCGAGTTGCATACATAATTGCGGACATAGGATTAAGCAGTATAGCTGTGGTAAGATGCTCAATCGCTTCCTCGAGCTTACCTGATCAGATTTCAAAGCAATTTTAACACATTATGCAGGATTGCTACAGAAAGAGTGATTACTTCGCAGATTTTCACAGAATGTGTTAACACCTTCTGAAATTGCTTCCATAGCTTGCATTTTAGCCTCCTGAGCAGCATCACGGTTTTCTTCAGTTACCTCAACAGAGGCATCTCCCATCTACACCGAAAACTTGTATCATATCTGGAAATATCACAAGCTCAAtacaaacaaaatttaaaaagttgggtTTTCGAAACCTTCTGCGGTGGCTCATTATCAGGCTCCACAACATCACTTTCGTCGAGATCCACATCAGACTCAACTATTGCAGGCTCTTCTTCTTCATCCTTCTGAAGTTGAGGCTCATCCTCAACGTTATCCATGTCCTCATCGCTCTCATCCATCACATGGGACTTCTTTACTCATACACAACAACAAAGTACATCATATCACAAAACAAGAACCAAATGAAGTATCAACTGGCTTTTTTGTATGATGATAAAACCTTTTATCCTAGTTACAAAACCTTCGGCTGATAACCATGTCATAACTGTGATTCCTTCACAAAAGTGGAGAATATTGAGaatgtaaaaaaaatcagtaCCCCCACGCTTGAGGACTAAAATTACCCCATAATTTCGCTTCTATTGACCTCTTTCATTTCAGGGCAGTGAAGTTTTGGCAGTACAAATATACATTCGAAAATCGTGATCAAATcagaaaacataaaataaaaaataacgtattgagaaaataaaatttaactaagattaaaaaaaaacatacagcCTTATCATTGTCAGCATCGTGCCCCGACAGAGGAACCTTACCTCCGAGACTGCAAAATAACTCAAAAGAGACTATgttatgataaataaaattaaaaaaaaaagggaaaaaaaaccgACGAGTTTACTTGAGATGAACATTTTGAGCCATATTGCATATAAATAACCAGAGAAATCACTACCTCTCGATGTAATCCCGGAAGAACGAGAGGGAAGGATCCGCGAGGATGGAGGGCGTGGATTTGCAGAGTTCAACAAATTGCTTCAGTTGATTGATCTTCGATGCGTCCATCGCAGATTAATTGCACTCTCGGTCTCGATTCGGAGAACAGTAGGGTTTTGCAAAGTTGAAACAAATTGCTTCAGTTGATTGATCTAACTTTATTATTTGCGTCGCCCCTTGTTTTCTGAAACATTCTAGTAGCTTCTGTAGATAAGTTTTTCGGAATCCTAGTCACAGTAAGTGTGACGTTGTGTTATGTAATTCTTATTTTCTCGTGGAATGTTATTATTGGATACATATTTAGTAAATTTTACGTCataaataacttaaaaattatataaatcaaataaatcgtTGTTATAATTTGATGTACAATGAATAAAGTTTGAGCTAACACGATAACttataaatcatattattcAAGCAACCATACAGACAAATCATGTACGACAAACTATTCGAGAAAATATTGGTAGAAGATCAAACTTATAAACATTGGTCAAACACTCACCTCTAtgttttatgtatatttttttttagaatacaaattttgaaattcttaAAACTGTTTTCAAACTAGATTCtggggaatttttttttctgttctatatatttattagtttttccatttttttaaatttatttgcatCATATTTAGTTAAAGTAGGAGCACTAtaaatgtaattttattttgttgttaCATTCACAAACCAAGTTGATTATTATACATTAATAaagtttaattataataaagataattattttcatattaaatttacAATTAATTTTCAGAGTTAGGgtaatatttattgaaattttaattattattaatcattttaaaaattgtatTATTCTCATCAGCAAGTTGGAAAATGTTAATGAAATAGATGTAAGTCCAGCTCAAACTTCTTTCTTAAGAAGTTCGATGAACTAACGCTCACTTTAAAGTTGCGTCTAAACTTGAATTGTGatagtgtaaaaaaaaaaaaaccattgaaTTTTGATCCATTGAACATTCAACTTAATCAGTCATGCGTACAAAATTTTGTCGGTTGTTGTATTTGTGTCATCTAACTCGATCTTGTATTATTTAGTTAGCATATATAACGTTTAAACTAGTTTAGCCGATCTGATATACTACTCGTAAAAAATTGAATTATCTTTCAAATCGTTTTACTCGTTGATTATTTTGATCACTGATTtatgagatatcatcaaaatatttcaaatccaCACATTTCCAGCTGATGCAAGGGGTGATTGTACAACTTTTACGAAAAATTAAGATATAAGatgtctatttaatttttacttcAGAAAATTGTGAATTTTTCATATTGAGAGGGAGGTttgttgggaaaaaaaaaactcatttataaatatattagtaAAGTATGTGTTTGGGGGTACATCATACAAACTGAACAATGACCTCAATAAAGAAGGTTTCCGACTTTTAGTACTTTTCTAAGCTTCAAATATCACAATCAAATTCTTCTTAATTCAATGATCAATTGGACAACAAATAAGAGAATAACATGGACTTTATTCATGTCCACCAATTATATTATGTATGTAAAAGGAATAAGAACCGAAGAATAATATTCAAGAAAGTGACTAAATCAAGTTAGCCGGCCGACATTGGTGTCTCGCACTCATTCTTATTGTAAAGGACACAAAATGCGCACAATATGCCACATGCCTGCATCCCTTCACCCTCGCTTTCTCCATCTAAATTATAGTCCTATgccataatatttttctctgatgtgttaaaaaatgttttaaatattctaaaaaaatttaatgtgaaAAAAATCTTGGATAAAATTACAACGTTTTTCACATTTTAGTGTAAACTTATTCTCTTTTAACTGACATGCTAGAAGAACGACTGAACGTATCGTATGGTAATTAcgtgatttaaaatatttgtattatattattacctcaaactatatttttgatAAACTTACGAGTGTTTGATTGATTATATAGCTGATTGTTGGGGGAAGTGGGGGTTAGAATATATCACATAGAATGAGTAAACCGAAAGAGACAATAATtcatgaataaaacttacaacaacaaaaattgaatcttttcaaaggttaacaaaagaaaaatttgaTTCCTTAACGTGGAGGCATCATCCTCTTGCCGTACCACAATAGAAACACCCCGCATGTAGTCCATGGCA
The DNA window shown above is from Primulina huaijiensis isolate GDHJ02 chromosome 12, ASM1229523v2, whole genome shotgun sequence and carries:
- the LOC140989768 gene encoding flavonoid 3'-monooxygenase CYP75B137-like isoform X1, translating into MNPTLLLNQYSRDAHMAIMYVIIILTLIWYSWFLFKYFTRSQYPMPPGPRGLPIVGNLPYLDPELHSYFMRLARIYGPILSLNLGTKKAIVISSPAMAREVLKEHDVTFANRDNPSVNTAMEYSGHDIVFTPYGPEWRMLRKVCVRDMLGNATLDAFYSYRRHEVRSTIKYIYSLSGSPVNVGEQMFLNMLNVVTNMLWGGSVKGNERASIGAEFRQVVSEITELLGKPNVSDFFPGLAWLDLQGMKKKMKKVTVKLERLFDEIIERRVKLSRSNGGEMKRDFLQVLMQLKDEGKDSETSKTPFTMLHVKALLMDMVVGGTDTTSSTVEFALAEMMNNPLIMIKAQQELDSVVGINSTVEESHIDKLPYLQAVMKEILRLHPVLPLMVPHCPSKPCIVGGYTVPKGARVFVNVWAIQRDASIWERPNEFVPERFLNGKRDYSGNDFSYIPFGSGRRICAGIPMAERVVAFSLASLVHSFNWKLAEGDSLDLNEKFGIVLKKRVPLIAIPTPRLLGAAVYE
- the LOC140989992 gene encoding osmotin-like protein — encoded protein: MALSSIVFLFIFFTFVNATPDLILTVVNNCPFTVWPAIQPNAGHPVLERGGFALNTLTHRSFPAPTTHWSGRIWARTQCTQANGHFTCDTGDCGGCLECQGSGGAAPATLAQFSLHHGLTDLSSYGVSLVDGFNVPMTVTPHEGKGQCPVVGCRSDLLATCPPGLQLRSPHGNIVGCKSGCAAFGTDELCCRNHYNSPQTCRASSYSDFFKHACPDTFTYAHDNPSLIHECSSPRELKVIFCH
- the LOC140989768 gene encoding flavonoid 3'-monooxygenase CYP75B137-like isoform X2 — protein: MRLARIYGPILSLNLGTKKAIVISSPAMAREVLKEHDVTFANRDNPSVNTAMEYSGHDIVFTPYGPEWRMLRKVCVRDMLGNATLDAFYSYRRHEVRSTIKYIYSLSGSPVNVGEQMFLNMLNVVTNMLWGGSVKGNERASIGAEFRQVVSEITELLGKPNVSDFFPGLAWLDLQGMKKKMKKVTVKLERLFDEIIERRVKLSRSNGGEMKRDFLQVLMQLKDEGKDSETSKTPFTMLHVKALLMDMVVGGTDTTSSTVEFALAEMMNNPLIMIKAQQELDSVVGINSTVEESHIDKLPYLQAVMKEILRLHPVLPLMVPHCPSKPCIVGGYTVPKGARVFVNVWAIQRDASIWERPNEFVPERFLNGKRDYSGNDFSYIPFGSGRRICAGIPMAERVVAFSLASLVHSFNWKLAEGDSLDLNEKFGIVLKKRVPLIAIPTPRLLGAAVYE
- the LOC140989770 gene encoding FAM10 family protein At4g22670, whose product is MDASKINQLKQFVELCKSTPSILADPSLSFFRDYIESLGGKVPLSGHDADNDKAKSHVMDESDEDMDNVEDEPQLQKDEEEEPAIVESDVDLDESDVVEPDNEPPQKMGDASVEVTEENRDAAQEAKMQAMEAISEGKLEEAIEHLTTAILLNPMSAIMYATRASVYIKMKKPNAAIRDATAALEINPDSAKGYKSRGIALAMLGKWQEAAKDLHLASKLDYDEEISAVLKKVEPNAHKIEDHRRKYDRLHKEREDRKADRERQRRRAEAQAAYEKVKNQEQSSSRRPGGMPGGFPGGMPGGFPGGMPGGFPGGMPGGFPGSAPGGMPGNFDFSKILNDPEMMAAFKDPEVMAALQDVMKNPANLAKHQANPKVSPIITKMMSKFAGPN